The genomic DNA CTGTCGTAGTAAGGCGGGATCATATAACCAGGATATGCAGCAGAATCGACCCTTACACCTACACCGCCTGGAGGCAGATACATTTCGATCCTTCCCGCAGAGGGCATGAAGTTCTTTTCAGGATTTTCCGCATTGATGCGGCACTCGATCGCCCACCCGTTGAAGGTCACATCTTCTTGTGTAAGGGAAAGTTTCTCCCCTGAAGCCACACGGATCTGTTCCTTGATGAGGTCGACACCAGTGACTTGCTCCGTCACGGGATGTTCGACTTGGATACGGGTATTCATCTCCATGAAATAGAAGGATTGCTGATTGTAATCATAGATAAATTCTACCGTGCCGGCACCTGTATAATCAACCGCTTCTGCTGCTTTTACAGCAGCATCCCCCATTCTTTCCCGAACTTCTTCGTTCAAGGCAGGTGACGGGCTTTCTTCAAGGAGCTTTTGAAGACGACGTTGGATCGTGCAGTCACGCTCCCCGAGGTGGATGACGTTCCCGAAATTGTCTGCCATGACCTGGATCTCGACGTGACGGAAATCCTCGATGAATTTCTCGATATAGACACCCGGGTTCCCGAATGCCGTCATTGCTTCCTGCTGGGTGATGTTGACACCCTTCACGAGTTCTTCTTCGGTCTTCGCAACACGGATCCCTTTACCCCCACCACCGGCAGTTGCCTTGATGATGACAGGATATCCCATGGATTCAGCAAGTGCAACTGCTTCTTCTGCATCCTTGACGATCCCTTTGGAGCCGGGAACGACAGGTACACCTGCTTCGCGCATCGTTTCACGCGCCACATCCTTCGTACCCATTTTCGAAATGGCTTCAGGTGATGGGCCGATGAATGTGATGTGGCATTCGCGGCATAGTTCCGCGAAATCAGAGTTCTCCGCAAGGAAGCCATAGCCTGGATGGATTGCATCACAGCCTGTGAGCTTCGCAACAGAGATGATGTTCGTGAAATTCAGGTAGCTGTCTTTCGACGTCTTAGGACCGATACAATATGCTTCATCGGCCAGCTGTACGTGTAGTGCTTCTTTATCTGCTTCGGAGTAGACGGCTACGCTTTCGATGTCCATATCCCGGCAAGCCCGGATGATACGGACGGCGATTTCTCCCCGATTGGCAACTAATACTTTCTTAATCATGAGTCCATTCGCTCCTTATTCAGGTTTCACCAAGAACAATGGCTGACCGTATTCGACCAGTTGACCATCCTTCACTAGGATCTCGGCGATTTCCCCTTTTACTTCGGCTTCGATTTCGTTGAATAGCTTCATGGCTTCGACGATGCAGACAACGGAATTCTCATCCACTTTGGAGCCCAGTTTCACATAGGCACCTGATTCTGGTGAAGAGGATTGATAGAATGTCCCCACCATCGGTGACGTGATGGTATGAAGATTCGATTGATCTGCCGGTGCCTCCGCTGCCGGTGCTTCCTGCTTTGGTGCAGGTGCTGCTGCAGCCGGAGCCTGCTGGATGGCCTGAACGGCCGGTTCGCGTACCTCTTGTACGGCTTGTACTTGTTGAACAGCGTTCTTCTTCAGCTTGATTTTGGAACCTTCATGCTCGTATGTAAATTCATCCACACTTGATTGGTCTACCAATTTGATTATTTCCCGGATTTCTTGGATTTTTAACACAACTTTACACCCCTCTTAATGGTTAACTAATTATGACTAGCTACTAATATCATACGATAATATCTAGTCTAAATTCAACATATGATTCTTGATGTGGTGGGACTTACCTATCCCTTACCCTTATTCTAGACCTTTTCAACAAAAAAATAAAATGGTTACCCGAAAAAATGGAGGACAAAAAAAGCCTGACCCCCTTTTCCGGGAAATCAGGCTGTGGACCGGTCTCAATTATTCGGCTGGAACTCTACTGCAACCGGCTTCAATTGACCGACTTCACTTTTGACGAGGCGGATGATTTCATTTGCCTCAGTGGCGCTGTGCTCTTTATCAGACTTGACCGTAATACGGACATTCTCTGCTGATGCCCTCACGAGTGCATCCTTATAGCCCATCGTTTTGATCAGCGTTTCAAGGACTTCTTCTGTCATGGCCGAGTCCTTCAGGTTTTCCATCTCTTCATAGGCAGCACTCTTATCTTCTGCTGAAACTTCCGGATCTCCCACCTTCGCTTCAAGTTCTTCCCTCATCTGATCCCGCTTCTCATTCACTTCGATGCGGAGCGCTTCGAACATTTCATTGCCGGCAGCATCTGTCACCACTTCCACATCACCCGATGTTTCTTTGTCCTTTGCCCCTTTTTTCGCATCTTCTGCAGCGAAATCCGTAGCCTGCTGCGTAGGTGAAGTGATGTAGTATACAGATAGGACAATCACAAGGCTCAGCATTGTCAACAACCATACCGTTTGCTTTTTCAATAACATGTATCGTTTCCCCCTTATTTTTTCGGTAGGACCGAAACCCGATGGCTTGGTACATCCAGCGTGCGGGTCACTGCCTCGATGATCCATTTTTTCAGCTGTATATTATCGGCTCCCTTGGCTACCACCAGGACTCCGCTTACTTTTGGTTTTTTTGTTTCTTTGATGATGGGAACTTCTTTCTCTCCATCACGGATGATCACGATCTGCTCTTCCTTGTTGCTTTCCTGGATGGACCGTTCCCCGCCTTGCTTGTCTACCTCATCGGTCTTCTGGTTGGATTGGGTCGCATTTTTCTCGAACACCTTGCTCTCGGTTGCTTCGACGTTGACGACGACATGGGCTTCGCTCACCCCGACAATTTGATCGAGCGCTTCCTTGAGCTGATTCTTATAATGTTCTTCATATTCTTTCATCAGCTGCTCCGTATCGGATTCTTTAGACCCAAAAGCCGGTACCTCTTCAGGACTACTGGAAACTTCGACGGCATCGTTCTTTGGTACCCATAGATCACTCATCAGCATAAAGGCTACCCCGAGGAGCAAAACGATCAGGACGTATTGATATTTCTTCCCTTTCTTACCTGGCGGAGGGTTTGGCCTTTCTTTTGAAAACCATTCCTTCAATGCTTGAATCGGTCCTTTATCGATATTCACGGGATGAATTCCCCCCTTCGACTGAAATGATTAGTTGATCCTGGGTTAGATTCCATTTTTCTGCTAGAAATGAGGCGATCCCTGAGTTGTCCTCTGTTTCTTTCCGGCTTACCTTCTGATCTTGTGAATCGATTTCCACCATCTGTACCGCCTCTACCGAATCATCTTTTTCCTCCGTCAGATGAACCGTGACGCTCGTGATGCTTTCTGGTAACCGGTCCAGATCTTCGGCCTGTATGCTCACACTGTCAATGACTTTGTTATGCCGGTCCATCATCTCCTTTTCAGCATCATTTTTCATTTGGACAGCCATTTGTTCTAAAATATATGCACGCTGTGAAGCTTGTATTTCTTTTTTCTTCGATTCAATCGAATTTTCTACAGATTGACTGGTTGATTGCTTCCAATCCATGGACGCAAGGGCTGCGTCAAAATCGGTTGTGAACAATTTAAGAAGTGGCGTCAAGATGATGGTGATCAGGATGAGGCCAGTGACGATTTTGGCATACTTCTTCATGTTCGAGCTTGGCAGGAGCATGTCGATGACCGTCGCCAACAGGATGAATACGATGATGTTCGTGATCCATTCGGTTAAAAATGACATCGGGAATCCCCCCCTTTAGAATGTCGTTACCGGACCATCATGGTAATGTTCCCTGCAGCCACGATGATCGTGATGCTTAGGAAAAACATGAACGATACGATGGCCAGGGCAGCAAAGACATAAATAATGCTTTTTGATATGGTATCGAGACATTCGATCACCGGTCCCCCGCCAAGGGGCTGGAGGAGGGCGGCAGCCAGTTTGTAGATGAACGCGATCATCAGGATCTTGATGGCCGGGAAGGCAGCAATCAGTAAGATGATGGCCACCCCTGCAATCCCCACGGTGTTCTTAAGGAGGACCGAAGCGCTGATGACCGTATCGGTTGCATCGGTGAACATCCTGCCGATCACGGGTACGAAATTCCCGGTGACGAATTTGGCCGTCCTGATCGACACACCATCCGAGACGGCGGCAGTGGTCCCTTGGACTGAGATCACGCCCAGAAAAATGGTCATGAAAGCGCCCAATAGCCCGATGCTCCACGTTCTGAGGAGCTGGGCGAGCTGCGTGACCTTATAGTGGGTCGATAGGGTGCTCACGATGCTCAGAAGCGTGGAAAGGAATAAGAGGGGCAGAACGACATTCTTGATCAATATACCGCTTGTATTCATGAGGAAGATGATGACCGGGTGAAAGAAGGCGGCTGATATGAGGCCTCCTGATGCTGCAATCAATGCCAGCAGGAGCGGGATAAGGGCAATGATGAAGTTGACCATGGTGGTGATCGCCTCATACGTATAATCAATGGCCACGTGGAAGCTGTTCAGGGCGATGATGATCAGGACCATGAAGACGATTCCATAGGCGACCTTGCTGACATTCCCACCCTCAAACGCATTCTGTAGCGACTGAAGGAACATGCTGAAGATCGTGAGGAGGATCAACGTCCCTAGAAGCTTGCCGTTCATCATCAACTCCTGGAATGCAAAATGCAGGAGTCCAGTGAACCATGCTTTGAACGAAAACTCCTTCTCTCCTTTGATGAAGTCGATGAGGCTGCCCTTCTGACTTTCAGGCAGGAATCCCCCGTAATCATCCACGATGCTTGTCCAATATCCTTTCAACTCGTCGATACCGAGATGATCGATCTGCTCATTGATCATTTCATCCTGGAGGCTTGCATCCTCCTCCGCGTTTCCTTCAGCCTGTCCTGTTGCAGGGAATAAGAAGATGATTAATAGGATGAGCACTAGCGTGCGTTGGATGGTTTTCATGATTTCCCCCCTCGGGAACGGTTCAAGTGGACGGGATCATATTGATGATTGTCTCGATGATGACCGTCAATATCGGGATGGCCATGGCAAGGATGAGGATCTTCCCGGCAAGCTCCACCTTGGCAGCGATGGCACCCTCCCCTGCATCCCTCGTGATATGTGCTGCAAATTCAGCTATATAGGCGATTCCGATGATCTTCAGGATCGTCTGGACATACACAAGGTTCACGTTTGCATTTGCTGCCAGTTTCTCAAGCATGTGAATGATGGCATAGATCTGATCAATGAGGAACAGAAAGATCGAGCAGCCGACAAAAACGATGAGCAGGAAGGCAAAGTTCGGCTTCTGTTCCTTGATGAGCAAGGCCAGGAAGGTCGAGACAAGTGCGATTCCGACTATCTGGATGATCTCCATCGTCGTCCCCCCCTTTCCTATCCCTGATACAAGAAGACCGATTTGATCTTTTGGAATAATTCATCCACGATGGAGGCCACCATGAACAGAATATAGATGAAGCCGAATAACGTCACCCACTGGGCATATTCCTTCTTTCCCATCTGATCAAGGATCGTGTGCAGGAAAGCAACAACGATCCCCACCCCTGCAATTTTAAAAATGATATCCACGTCTATTCCCATCTTGCGTTCCTCCTTCGCGTCACAGCAGAAGGATGATGAGAAGCAGCCCCGTCAAGAAACCGAGGCTCTTAGTCATCCGTTCATACTTCTTCTGCTTCTCGGCCGCTTCTACTTCTTCTCGTTCCAAGTGCAGCATGGCAAGCCTGATATGCTTTTGTTCCGTGACAATGTCATGACGGCCGAGCGTCTGTCCAAACTGTTTGAGGATCTCGTAATCCTCCTTCTTGAGGGCGGTCATTTTCCATATTACATCCAGGCTTTCCTCCCAAGCCCTCCGCACGGATATTTCCTCCTTGGTCAACTTCCTTGAGAAAGAATCAAAGATCAGGGATACAGGGGATGTGAGCTGCGATGATATCTTCCTGGCCGCTTCATGAAGCGGGGTATGGCTATAGGTGATCTCAGCCTCAAGATACTGAAGTGCCGACTTCAATGAGCGTAATTGTTTCGGACGCTCCGTCAGGACTTTTGATAGCTCAAATCCTGCCCACGAAGTGGATAGGAGAATGAAGATCGCACCGATGATTTTGATCATGTAGCTCTGAGCCTTGATGGTGAAAGCAGCTTGCCATCTGCATCGAGCACACGATGGATCACACCAGGCTCTCCCCCCTTTTTCAGCTCCACGAATCGATCAAATGTATGGAGGGCCATGACATCCCTGATCACCGGGCGCTTTTTTACCTCTTCAAGGGAATCACCGTGGACCGTAGTGATCAAGGTGATCCCTGCATTGACGGCCTCCTGAATGGCGGTACCGTCTTCTTGACGGCCGATTTCATCCACGATAAGCACATCGGGGCTCATGGAACGGATAAGCATCATCATGCCTTCTGCTTTCGGACAGGCATCCAGTACATCGATACGCTGGCCGAATGACAACTGAGGTACGCCTTCCACGCACCCTGCAATCTCCGATCGTTCATCCACGATGCCCACTTTCGCCGGTGGGATCCGTTCACTAGGCACCCCGCTTGAAACCATGCGTGCTATATCCCTCAGCAGCGTGGTTTTCCCGGTCTGAGGAGGGCCGATGATCATCGTATGTTTCCACCCTCTTCCAGAAAGGTAGGGGATGAGGGGCTCGGCGATCCCGATCTTTTGACGGGCGACCCGGATGTTGAAGGAGGACAGATTCCGTATGCCTTTCACGACTCCTCCTTCGAGGATGACTTTACCGGCAAGGCCGACCCGGTGTCCTCCTTCAATGGTGATATATCCTCGTCTCAGCTCCTCTTCCAATGCATAAAACGAGTGCTTGGACAGTTTGTTGATCAGGTTTTCGCTATCTTCTGCGGTGACTGTGTACGGGAGGAAATGGGGCTTTCCCCTCGACGTCACTTCCAGTTCTCTATGGGTTCTTACCCTTATCTCTTCAATGGATTCTAGCAATGGTTGCGGCAGGAGCTGAATATGGCTGGATATAGTGGTGGGAAGCATGGCCAGGATCTCTTGCATGAACTTTACCTCCTAACGAAATTCCATCACGGGATATGTACAAGCTCCCTGATAATACAATGTATTTCGCCAAGGGTCGGTTTATGACAGATTGTTCGGAGAGGTTCAGGAATGGGAGTATCAGGGCGGAGAAAGGGACCGTTTCGGCAAATAAAAAAAAGCCAAGCGGAATTTCCGCTTGGCTTTCTGTTTGGATTATGCGCGTGATACGTATGAACCATCCGTTGTGTTTACAACCAATTTATCCCCTTCATTGACGAAGAAAGGAACGTTCACCACAAGTCCGGTTTCCGTTTTGGCAGGTTTTGATCCGCCGGAAGCCGTATCACCTTTGATTCCAGGCTCTGTTTCTGTTACTTCGAGCTCAACCGTGTTCGGAAGCTCGACGCCCAACGTTTCACCTTGATACATCATGATGGAAACTTCCATGTTTTCTTTAAGATATTTCAATTCATATTCGATGGAAGGAGCCGGAAGTTCGATTTGCTCGTAGCTCTCGTTGTCCATGAATACGTGCATATCCCCATTGGCATAAAGATATTGCATGCGGCGGTTATCAATTTGGGCTTTGCCCACTTTTTCACCTGCACGGAATGTTTTCTCCTGGATCGCACCTGTACGCAGGTTACGTAGCTTGGAGCGTACGAAAGCCGCTCCCTTACCAGGCTTAACGTGTTGGAAATCCATCACGCGCCAGATCCCGTTGTCTACTTCGATGGTTAGTCCTGTACGAAAATCATTAACTGAAATCATGTATGTTCCTCCTACTATATAATAATCCTGTCTGCCATCAGAATGGCAAGATGATCAATTCTTTCGACGAATGCATGAGGTTGTCATTACCATCCTCAGTGATCACCAGATCATCCTCGATCCGCACGCCCCCGACACCCGGTACGTAAATACCAGGTTCTACCGTGACGATCATACCCGGCTCAAGGGTCGTTTCCGATCTGAATGATAGCCCGGGACCCTCGTGGACTTCAAGTCCGATCCCGTGTCCTAGTGAATGGCCGAAACAGTCCCCATACCCTTTTTCGGTTATGTAGTCTCGACTGATGGCGTCAGCTTCCTTACCGGTCATGCCGGGTTTGATCTGTTCGACAGCCATCAATTGGGATTGCAGGACGATGCCGTAGATTTCCTTCAGCTTCTCGCTGGGCTCACCGACAGAAATGGTCCTTGTCATATCTGAAGCATATCCATTATAGTATGCACCAAAGTCAAGGGTTACAAAATCCCCTTTTTCAATGACTTTCTCGCTTGCCACCCCGTGAGGCATGGCAGAACGGAGTCCCGATGCGACGATGGTATCGAATGAAGAACTGGTCGCGCCTTGCTTCCGCATGAAGAACTCCATTTCATTGGAAACGTCCAGCTCGGTCAAACCAGGTCTGATGTAATCCAGGATATGCTTGAATGTAGCTTCGGCGATGTCCGCAGCATACTTAATTATCTTAATCTCTTCAGGAGTCTTAATCAAGCGTAATTTTTCCACTACACCCGACACCGGGACGAATTCGGCACTCAGGGCAGCCTGATAGGTGGTGAATGCATCATAGGTCATATAGTCCTTCTCGAAGCCGACCGTCTTCAGTCCAAGTTCCTGGACCTGTTTGGCTACCTCGTCGTGAATCGGACCTTTATGCTGGATGATATCATATCCGATAGCCTGCTCCGCAGCCTGCTCGGTATAGCGGAAGTCCGTGATGAATAGCGCCTTATCCGCTGAAATGAGCACCACACCTGCGGATCCCGTGAAGTTGGTCATATAGCGGCGATTGAATTCACTTGTAATCAAGAGTGCATCAATGTTTCGTTCATTCAAAGATTCGCGTAAACGGTCAATTTTTGTCATGTTTATTTCCCTCTCCCCATTCGATAATTGTCCAATGCATCCATGGCCATTTCGTACCCTAGGAAACCAAAACCTGCGATCTGACCCAACGCTTCAGGAGCGATGACGGACGTATGCCGGAAGGATTCCCGTGCATGGATGTTGGAAATATGCACTTCAATGAAAGGTATGTCCACCGCTGCCACGGCATCACGGATGGCGTAGCTGTAATGGGTGAATGCACCCGGGTTCATGATGATTCCGGCTGCCCCTTCGTCTTCAGCGCGATGGATCCAGTCGATCAGTTCCCCTTCATGATTGGACTGGTATGCTTCTATTGCATATCCCATGGCGCTTGCTTTGTGGCCCAATCGTTCTTCCAGGTCGGCAAGGGTCTCGCTACCATAGATACCGGGCTCCCTTTTTCCGAGCCTGTTTAAATTCGGTCCGTTCAATATCAGGATCGTTTTCTGCATATGTATTCCCCTAAAAAAATAGAATGTTCATCATGAACATTCTATCATAAAGCTATGCTGATACCTACAAAATTGTCTGATAACGATCCCTCACTGGGAAACTTGGTCTGTACTCCCGTGTTTCGCCCTCAGCTCATTTTCCTCATACGAAATGGAATAACCGACAAAGACGCCGTACAGGATATAGAGACACAGACTGGTCACGAATGTATCCAGACCGATTTTCATCAGTGAGCCGATGCTCGGGAACAATGGGTACAGGACGAGGAAGAATAACAGGAACAGAGCCACCCCGTATGCCGCACCTACCCACATGGATTTGAACTTTCTCAGTATGGCATAGTAAACGAAAGCCACCCCGATGGAAATGATTCCGTATGCGAGGATGGCCAAGACCATCCCGATCCACTTGTCGACCCAGTCCCCCGCCGCCCATGGTTCAAAGATGACGGTCGGTTCGATTTTCGTAAAAGAGAAATAATAGCACAGATATGCGATGGCGCTCCAGAATATGCCCCCCATGAATCCCGTGATGACGACGAGTGCCGCAAAAGACAGGGGCTTTTCGCTCTGATTTTGCTCGAGTCCAGGATCCTTTTTGCTCTCTGCACTTCCTTCTTGAACCTTTTCATGCTGTCCTTTTTCTTCTGCCATTAGTATCACCTCCGTCGTAGTATGTCCGAAACGAAAAGGCTCATGCGAGAAAATCGGTGCTCTTTCTAGTGCTTTCTTTCATTTTTTAGTAAAATGGATATACGCCCGAATGATCGGGAACATCGTACCTTTGTTTTTTAAAAATAGTAGGTTAAAAAATGTTAAATCGGTCTAAACTATACGTATAGAATGAAAGTCTGCATATATGGTAAGGAGGTGGCTTTGTTGAACGCTCGTAACCTATTCGTCTTTTCCCTTATGATACTCGCCGCGGTGGGACTTGGTTCCCTTCTCATCGGCAATCCCCTGGGTCTTTTGCGACAGATCTTAGTGACTGCCGCCGTGATCGGTATCATCTACTTCATTTACCGCAAGTGGTTCAGCGGTCGCCGTACAGGCAGTAACAACGAGCAAAGAGCGTTTGTTAAAGCGGCCAAAATGTCCAAAAAGAGGCATAAGCGTAAGCCTGCCAGTAAGCCTCAAGTCTCAAACGTGTCAAAGAAACGTCCGGTGCGAAAGAAATCCAGCGCCAATCTGACGGTTATAGAAGGCAAAAAAAGCAAAAAGAACAACCGCGCCTCTTTTTAAAGGAGGAATGGTTGTTCTTTTTTTAATGCCAGTACTTCAGGAATTCAGCCGTCCTGGCCCTTCCAAACTCAATGAGCTCAGACTTTCGTGACCCATCCAACTCAAAATCGGTGGTCATGACTCCTTCTGTCGGGATGAACACGATATTCCGCTCGTGTTTCCGGGAGATATAGCGGGCGTCATGGGCATCCCTCATGGTTGTGAATAAAGCCTGATACAGCTCAATGGCATTTTTGATCACTTTCTTAGGCTGATCAGTCAGATCGTGACTCAGCTTCACCCCAAGAACAGGTCTCTCTGATTTGTTTGTCTCTTTGTCGAACAGCCACATAGGAAAGTTGCTCAGGACTCCACCATCCACGGTGATGCTTGTTCCCTCGAGGGATTTCAACTTCACCGGCTCAAAGAAAAAGGGGAGATTTGCACTCATCCGGATCGCTCTTGCAACCGGGAATGTTTCCTTCGGTATCCCGTAGCCATCCAGATCATCAGGAAGTACGATCATCCTTCCGTTGGAAAGATCCGATGCAATGACCCTGAGGGAATGTGGCGGCAGATCCGCAAACGTCTCGACCCCCTTCGCCTTAAGCTTCTCCCCGATCCACGCCTCTAAGGCTTTACCTTTATACAACCCCAGACGAAAATAGACCATGAACCACTTGATGATCGGCAAGGAAAATGGTGATGCATCCATGAACGTCTTTACGTCGACTTCATCCATCAGTTGCGCAATTTCTTTACTCGTATAACCGGCTGCGATGAAGGCCGATATGATCGCACCTGCACTTGTACCTGCCAACCGCTTGAATGTATAACCCTTTTCCTCCACCGCCTGATAGGCTCCTATGAGGGCAAACCCCTTTATGCCTCCTCCTGAAAATACGCCGTCAATTTCCATCCTTCTCCCCCTTTCATAGGGTGTTATTACATACCTAATGAAGAAAGATGGATTTTAGACGTCATTCATCGAAAGAATTCATTGATACCAAAAAGGGGAGCGGCACCCGTGTGCTTCTCCCCCTCTGCATGATTTTATTTCATATAGAGAGCCATCGGTAATGAAAAAAGCACGGATCAGTGTGCCAACAGCTCTTTAAATGCCTGAACATTCACATCAAAGTCCGGAACCGTTTGACTTTCTTCGGCAAACTTCACCTGTTTCACGACCATTTCATTGAAAGGAGTCGAAATGCCCTTGCCTTCTCCCAGTTTCGGTACAACCCCATTGATATAATCAATTTCGGTTTTTCTATTTTTCTCCAAATCCTGCAGCATGCTTGCGCGCAGCAATCTTGATGGCTCCATCACGGCCCTCAGTGTTTGAATGCGGGCTTCGATCTCATGTTCACTTTCCAACTCAAGGGATTCCACGTCAAATCCGCCCATTTTGGCAAAATGGACACCATTGGCATGTCCAACCTTGATGGTTTCATCTGCGATATGGACGGCACTGGTGATACCCGTTTCATCGTCGAGGACGTCTCCGTATTCACCGTTCAACGCAGCAGATAAACCACTGAAAGCATTGTTAATCAGTAGCTTCGACCATTTGGTCCCCACCAGATTATCGGAAATATGCGTGCCTCCTACAAGGTCCAGGATGGATTTGATTTCCTGGATCCTGTCAGTTGTTTCCCCGTTCAACTCGCCGATCTGAAACGCATACTGTTTGAATTGGCTAAATTCAGTTGTAAGATTCGATACACCCGGCTCTATGAATGTGGCACCGAATTCAACAGAACCCGCAATCACACGTTCTTTTCCGATAATGGAACCGACCACTTCTTCCGGTATTCCATTTTGCAGGGAACATACGACACTACCCTCATGTAAGAAAGGAAGAATCTCTTGTAAAATCGCTTCATTATACAATTGTTTGGTAAGAAGCAGGACCAAATCATAGGTCCCTGCTTTCTCCGCTGGGGTGATGGCTTTGACCCTGGCGTGAAATTCCGTCGTACCGATGACTTTGGCCCCTTCTTCATTCAGCCTGTCGACGTGTTCTTTATATGAATCAATCAGTTCTACATCCATCCCCCCGTGGGCAAGATATGCTCCGACGATGGTTCCGAGTGAACCTGCTCCCAATACTGCGATTCTCATGAAAATGTCCTCCTTATTTTTCCTCCAGATAGTTATATACCGGTTTTGCTGCATTCAATGTCAGGTCTGTCAGGATATGGGATGCCGATACTACTTCCAATACGGGAAGGTCGGCAAGCGGCGCCAGTGCGTGTTCGAATAATTGCAGTCTGGCAGGGCCGCTCCATGCCCCCTTCACGTTGATATCTGTTATCTGAGTGCGCACGAGATCGCAGATCCTGAGATTCCCTTCATAATCTGTTGCCATCTTGACCATGTAATTCGGCCGGCAGATCTCTTCAAGCGCTTCTTCCTTCGCCATTTCAGCATGCTTATACCCCATGGTGGCCGTTGCAACCCGGAGTGAACCATAATCCAGGGTCCCAACAAGGGTGTCGGAATCGACATAAAGCTTAGGATCGCCCAGCTTCTTTGGATACGCCGTCAGCTCCCTACCGCTCGCAATCGCTGGGAAATTGTCCACGTACATCGAGTGCACATAATCACCCTCTTCGCCGTTGAAGCGGACAGGGATGACCTGACCTGATTCTGTATATGCACCCAGACCAGTTACATCCGGCATCCACATGACCTCGAATTTCACGAGGGGCTCATTGATTTCCAGTGGTTCCGGGACCGCTTCACGCAATGCCTGTTCATCCGTCCGATAGAGAATCGTCAGGTATTCCCGGTTGATGAATTTGTAAGCCGGATAAGGATAAGCCGGTGCTGTTAATGGGGTTGTGAGATTTTTCGAAATGGTATTCACATCAATTTTCATCGTGATCGCACCTTCCATTCATAGTCAGTGAGGTTCACTGAACTGAACCTCTATCATGAGCTTACTCCTTCATTTACATTTAATCTAATACATAATAATATATGGATATATTTATCTCAGTAAATGTTTTGAAGGAGTATGATGGATGGAACTTCTACAACTCAAATATTTTCAGACCGTGGCCTATACCGAGCATATTTCTAATGCCGCCAAACAACTTAAGATTGCCCAGCCTTCCCTGAGTCTGACCATAAAACGACTGGAAGATGAACTGGGGACGTCCCTATTTGATCGGAAAGGGAGGAATATCCAACTGAGCTCTTCCGGTAAGATCCTTTTGAAACATGTGAACCGTATCTTTATTGA from Rossellomorea marisflavi includes the following:
- the efp gene encoding elongation factor P, which encodes MISVNDFRTGLTIEVDNGIWRVMDFQHVKPGKGAAFVRSKLRNLRTGAIQEKTFRAGEKVGKAQIDNRRMQYLYANGDMHVFMDNESYEQIELPAPSIEYELKYLKENMEVSIMMYQGETLGVELPNTVELEVTETEPGIKGDTASGGSKPAKTETGLVVNVPFFVNEGDKLVVNTTDGSYVSRA
- a CDS encoding M24 family metallopeptidase, which translates into the protein MTKIDRLRESLNERNIDALLITSEFNRRYMTNFTGSAGVVLISADKALFITDFRYTEQAAEQAIGYDIIQHKGPIHDEVAKQVQELGLKTVGFEKDYMTYDAFTTYQAALSAEFVPVSGVVEKLRLIKTPEEIKIIKYAADIAEATFKHILDYIRPGLTELDVSNEMEFFMRKQGATSSSFDTIVASGLRSAMPHGVASEKVIEKGDFVTLDFGAYYNGYASDMTRTISVGEPSEKLKEIYGIVLQSQLMAVEQIKPGMTGKEADAISRDYITEKGYGDCFGHSLGHGIGLEVHEGPGLSFRSETTLEPGMIVTVEPGIYVPGVGGVRIEDDLVITEDGNDNLMHSSKELIILPF
- the aroQ gene encoding type II 3-dehydroquinate dehydratase gives rise to the protein MQKTILILNGPNLNRLGKREPGIYGSETLADLEERLGHKASAMGYAIEAYQSNHEGELIDWIHRAEDEGAAGIIMNPGAFTHYSYAIRDAVAAVDIPFIEVHISNIHARESFRHTSVIAPEALGQIAGFGFLGYEMAMDALDNYRMGRGK
- a CDS encoding SA1362 family protein, yielding MNARNLFVFSLMILAAVGLGSLLIGNPLGLLRQILVTAAVIGIIYFIYRKWFSGRRTGSNNEQRAFVKAAKMSKKRHKRKPASKPQVSNVSKKRPVRKKSSANLTVIEGKKSKKNNRASF
- the spoIIIAA gene encoding stage III sporulation protein AA produces the protein MQEILAMLPTTISSHIQLLPQPLLESIEEIRVRTHRELEVTSRGKPHFLPYTVTAEDSENLINKLSKHSFYALEEELRRGYITIEGGHRVGLAGKVILEGGVVKGIRNLSSFNIRVARQKIGIAEPLIPYLSGRGWKHTMIIGPPQTGKTTLLRDIARMVSSGVPSERIPPAKVGIVDERSEIAGCVEGVPQLSFGQRIDVLDACPKAEGMMMLIRSMSPDVLIVDEIGRQEDGTAIQEAVNAGITLITTVHGDSLEEVKKRPVIRDVMALHTFDRFVELKKGGEPGVIHRVLDADGKLLSPSRLRAT
- the spoIIIAB gene encoding stage III sporulation protein SpoIIIAB, translated to MIKIIGAIFILLSTSWAGFELSKVLTERPKQLRSLKSALQYLEAEITYSHTPLHEAARKISSQLTSPVSLIFDSFSRKLTKEEISVRRAWEESLDVIWKMTALKKEDYEILKQFGQTLGRHDIVTEQKHIRLAMLHLEREEVEAAEKQKKYERMTKSLGFLTGLLLIILLL
- a CDS encoding YqhR family membrane protein codes for the protein MAEEKGQHEKVQEGSAESKKDPGLEQNQSEKPLSFAALVVITGFMGGIFWSAIAYLCYYFSFTKIEPTVIFEPWAAGDWVDKWIGMVLAILAYGIISIGVAFVYYAILRKFKSMWVGAAYGVALFLLFFLVLYPLFPSIGSLMKIGLDTFVTSLCLYILYGVFVGYSISYEENELRAKHGSTDQVSQ
- the spoIIIAC gene encoding stage III sporulation protein AC; this translates as MGIDVDIIFKIAGVGIVVAFLHTILDQMGKKEYAQWVTLFGFIYILFMVASIVDELFQKIKSVFLYQG